A part of Amycolatopsis lurida genomic DNA contains:
- a CDS encoding PadR family transcriptional regulator, which produces MLELAILGLLHETPMHGYVLRKRLHETLGMFRTFSYGSLYPTLRRLLRAGYLVEELEEVEDRAWARRGKRVYKLTAEGKERFAELLGDAGPQTWDDEGFGVHLAFFSRTPADVRMRILEGRRRRVEERREGLRTAMARAEEKIDRYTRELHRLGLESSEREVRWLNELIAHEQAEQRGPET; this is translated from the coding sequence GTGCTCGAGCTCGCGATCCTGGGGCTGCTGCACGAGACCCCCATGCACGGTTACGTGCTGCGCAAACGTTTGCATGAGACGCTCGGGATGTTCCGGACGTTCTCGTACGGCTCGCTGTACCCGACCCTGCGTCGGCTGCTTCGCGCCGGTTACCTCGTCGAGGAGCTCGAAGAGGTGGAAGACCGGGCGTGGGCACGCCGGGGCAAGCGGGTGTACAAGCTCACCGCCGAGGGCAAGGAACGGTTCGCCGAACTGCTCGGCGACGCCGGGCCGCAGACGTGGGACGACGAAGGCTTCGGCGTCCACCTGGCGTTCTTTTCGAGGACACCGGCCGACGTCAGGATGCGAATCCTGGAAGGCCGCCGTCGTCGAGTCGAGGAACGCCGTGAAGGACTTCGGACGGCAATGGCGCGGGCCGAGGAGAAGATCGACCGCTACACCCGTGAGCTGCACCGGCTCGGGCTGGAGTCCAGTGAGCGGGAGGTGCGCTGGCTCAACGAGCTGATCGCGCACGAACAGGCCGAGCAGCGCGGCCCGGAGACCTGA
- a CDS encoding transglycosylase domain-containing protein: MVRPVEPEPYEREPDLITHHAHNGTEDPYGYDPYDDRYDDRHPSAAFGAEGEDPYDDEPAEEEEDGKKKVLTPKQRKKRRWRIVRRVLYAMFGLFVVVPAIAFVITYFLVDVPTQESVASLQSQPITLMYADGSPMGKIAPASGGSRYLLKPGDIPDTVKKAVYAAEDSSFETNSGFDVGGILRAVYNNVTGGQGGGSTISQQYIKKATANEAPTLTRKWTELAKSFKMNNQMSKEEIITAYLNTIYFGRGANGIEAAAQAYFKKPAKELGAPEAALLAGLIQGPSKSENDAYAQRRWNFVMDQMVANKWLEPGERAAAQFPKPIPKAQAKADDAGTLSLHIRNRVIDELEARGYDQDRLHQGGFKITTTIDPKAQKMAEESVAEGMKGQTDENILNALVAIDPKTGGVVAYWGGPDWTKNDKGQDVQAIDWANVPHNPGSAFKAFDLTAFLKMGKGLGETFDGSNNRKFDGRTIRNAGESSNCGTQCTVAEAMKVSANTVFYDMVRNETKVDPVAKAAKEAGVMVEADGGKAKLSPDINIALGGGGTVTTAEDMAAGFATFAGEGVRQKQHFVAKLTNSQDEVEFDETTPKGTPAFSDDAAKSKQIAGNVTDALEEVIPYSKLKCPKGHECAGKTGTQQYDFKDSDPASYRDRNAQTWMVGYTPSISTSVWVGGDGNKPLHDKNNKPIYGRTIAGPIWEDFMSRYMTGKPSEKFDSVKPIGKDARYVPTTTAQKPPVTSTPPETPTTTPTPTTPTEPTETTPTKPTKPSKPSWTRPGPGTSDPLFPNAEDP; the protein is encoded by the coding sequence CTGGTCCGGCCGGTCGAGCCGGAACCGTACGAGCGCGAGCCGGACCTCATCACGCATCACGCGCACAACGGCACCGAAGACCCGTACGGCTACGACCCGTACGACGACCGCTATGACGATCGTCACCCGAGCGCCGCTTTCGGCGCGGAGGGCGAGGATCCCTACGACGACGAGCCCGCCGAAGAAGAAGAGGACGGCAAGAAGAAGGTCCTCACGCCGAAGCAGCGCAAGAAGCGCCGATGGCGGATCGTCCGCCGGGTGCTCTACGCGATGTTCGGCCTGTTCGTCGTGGTGCCCGCGATCGCGTTCGTCATCACCTACTTCCTGGTGGACGTCCCGACGCAGGAAAGCGTCGCGAGCCTGCAGAGCCAGCCGATCACGCTGATGTACGCCGACGGCAGCCCGATGGGCAAGATCGCGCCCGCCAGCGGCGGAAGCCGGTACCTGCTGAAGCCGGGCGACATCCCGGACACCGTCAAGAAGGCCGTGTACGCGGCCGAGGACTCGTCGTTCGAGACCAACTCCGGGTTCGACGTCGGCGGCATCCTGCGCGCGGTCTACAACAACGTCACCGGCGGCCAGGGCGGCGGTTCGACGATCTCCCAGCAGTACATCAAGAAGGCCACGGCCAACGAGGCGCCGACGCTCACCCGTAAATGGACCGAGCTGGCCAAATCCTTCAAGATGAACAACCAGATGTCCAAAGAGGAGATCATCACCGCCTACCTCAACACCATCTACTTCGGCCGCGGCGCGAACGGCATCGAAGCGGCCGCGCAGGCCTACTTCAAGAAGCCCGCCAAGGAGCTCGGCGCGCCCGAGGCGGCGCTGCTCGCCGGGCTGATCCAGGGCCCGAGCAAGTCCGAGAACGACGCGTACGCGCAACGGCGCTGGAACTTCGTGATGGACCAGATGGTGGCGAACAAGTGGCTCGAGCCGGGTGAGCGCGCCGCCGCGCAATTCCCGAAGCCGATCCCGAAGGCGCAGGCGAAGGCCGATGACGCCGGGACGCTGAGCCTGCACATCCGCAACCGGGTGATCGACGAACTCGAAGCCCGCGGCTACGACCAGGACCGGCTGCACCAGGGCGGCTTCAAGATCACCACGACGATCGACCCCAAGGCCCAGAAGATGGCCGAGGAGTCCGTCGCCGAGGGGATGAAGGGCCAAACGGACGAAAACATCCTGAACGCGCTGGTCGCGATAGACCCCAAGACCGGCGGCGTGGTCGCCTACTGGGGCGGCCCGGACTGGACGAAGAACGACAAGGGCCAGGACGTCCAGGCCATCGACTGGGCGAACGTGCCGCACAACCCCGGTTCGGCGTTCAAGGCCTTCGACCTGACCGCGTTCCTCAAGATGGGCAAGGGACTCGGCGAGACCTTCGACGGCTCCAACAACCGGAAGTTCGACGGCCGCACGATCCGGAACGCGGGCGAGAGTTCCAACTGCGGCACGCAGTGCACGGTCGCCGAGGCGATGAAGGTCTCCGCGAACACCGTGTTCTACGACATGGTCCGCAACGAGACGAAGGTCGACCCGGTGGCGAAGGCCGCGAAGGAAGCCGGCGTGATGGTGGAGGCCGACGGCGGGAAGGCGAAGCTGAGCCCCGACATCAACATCGCGCTCGGCGGTGGTGGCACGGTCACCACCGCGGAGGACATGGCGGCCGGTTTCGCCACCTTCGCCGGTGAAGGTGTCCGGCAGAAGCAGCACTTCGTCGCGAAGCTGACCAACTCGCAGGACGAAGTCGAGTTCGACGAGACGACGCCCAAGGGCACTCCCGCCTTCAGCGACGACGCCGCCAAGAGCAAGCAGATCGCGGGCAACGTCACCGACGCGCTCGAAGAGGTCATCCCGTACTCGAAGCTCAAGTGCCCGAAGGGTCACGAGTGCGCGGGCAAGACCGGGACGCAGCAGTACGACTTCAAGGACAGCGACCCGGCGAGCTACCGCGACCGCAACGCGCAGACCTGGATGGTGGGCTACACGCCGAGCATCTCGACGTCGGTGTGGGTCGGCGGTGACGGCAACAAACCGCTGCACGACAAGAACAACAAGCCGATCTACGGCCGGACGATCGCCGGTCCGATCTGGGAAGACTTCATGTCCCGGTACATGACCGGCAAGCCGTCGGAGAAGTTCGACAGCGTCAAGCCGATCGGCAAGGACGCGCGGTACGTGCCGACGACGACGGCGCAGAAGCCGCCCGTGACGTCGACACCTCCCGAGACGCCGACGACCACCCCGACGCCGACGACGCCCACCGAGCCGACCGAGACGACGCCGACGAAACCCACCAAGCCGTCGAAGCCGAGCTGGACGAGGCCGGGACCGGGGACTTCGGATCCGTTGTTCCCGAACGCCGAAGATCCGTGA
- a CDS encoding HAD family hydrolase: protein MEAVIFDLDGVLVDSEKMWDEVRRAVVHEFHGTWREESTRAMQGMSTPEWAAYLAHDLGVQLRPADVAQVVIDRMARRYAEKPPIIPGAPGVVREVAKHWPVAIASSSPPLLIKAFLDITRLPVPTAVSSEQVGAGKPAPDVYLKAAELLGAEPKNCAAVEDTTNGLRAALAAGMTVYAVPNPHFPPDPAVLEQTTVVGKITDLPSALEEG, encoded by the coding sequence GTGGAAGCGGTGATCTTCGATCTCGACGGTGTCCTGGTGGATTCGGAAAAGATGTGGGACGAGGTCCGCCGGGCGGTCGTCCACGAGTTCCACGGCACCTGGCGGGAGGAATCGACCAGGGCCATGCAGGGGATGAGCACCCCGGAATGGGCCGCCTACCTGGCACACGACCTCGGCGTCCAGCTGCGGCCCGCGGACGTCGCGCAGGTGGTGATCGACCGGATGGCGCGGCGGTACGCGGAGAAACCGCCGATCATCCCCGGCGCGCCGGGGGTCGTGCGAGAGGTCGCGAAACACTGGCCGGTGGCGATCGCGAGCTCGTCGCCGCCGCTGCTGATCAAGGCGTTCCTCGACATCACGCGGCTGCCGGTGCCGACGGCGGTTTCGTCGGAGCAGGTCGGCGCCGGGAAGCCGGCGCCCGACGTGTACCTGAAGGCGGCCGAGCTACTGGGCGCGGAGCCGAAGAACTGCGCGGCCGTGGAGGACACGACCAACGGGCTGCGAGCGGCGCTGGCCGCGGGGATGACGGTGTACGCGGTGCCGAATCCGCATTTCCCGCCGGATCCGGCGGTGCTGGAGCAGACGACGGTGGTCGGGAAGATCACGGACCTGCCGTCGGCCCTTGAGGAGGGCTGA
- a CDS encoding DUF5318 domain-containing protein: MRNQRQVVDYALQRRALLKGVHSGRVGTYDVCDAGPYLLRAAKFHGRPGDQDCPVCHREELTLVSWVYGDELKHAAGSAKTPDELVRMDGHFAEFTVYEVEVCGSCHWNHLVRSFVLGTGDPGTTRPRTRSQRTAGQ, from the coding sequence GTGCGAAACCAGCGGCAGGTCGTGGACTACGCCTTACAGCGGCGCGCGCTGCTCAAGGGCGTCCACTCCGGACGGGTCGGCACATACGACGTCTGCGACGCGGGCCCGTACCTCCTCCGGGCCGCCAAATTCCACGGCCGACCAGGCGATCAGGACTGCCCGGTCTGTCATCGGGAGGAACTGACCCTGGTGTCGTGGGTGTACGGCGACGAGCTCAAGCACGCCGCCGGATCGGCCAAGACGCCGGACGAACTGGTACGGATGGACGGGCACTTCGCGGAGTTCACCGTCTACGAGGTCGAGGTCTGCGGGAGCTGTCACTGGAACCACCTGGTGCGCTCCTTCGTCCTCGGAACAGGAGATCCGGGAACCACCCGGCCACGGACCCGGTCGCAGAGGACAGCGGGTCAGTGA
- a CDS encoding MFS transporter, with amino-acid sequence MSAEHHSSLLDAVKGQPKQVWITAFAAVIAFMGIGLVDPILLSIAEGLKATPSEVTLLFSSYLGVQAVAMLVTGAMSARFGAKRTVVVGLTLVVVATALCAASGSIEQLIGLRAVWGLGNAFFIATALSVIVGAATGGQAGAILLYEAALGVGLAVGPLLGALLGSISWRGPFLGTSLLMLCGLVLCSIFLAADAKEKRPKIRLLDPFRALKHGGLLRTSIGSALYTAAFFVVLAWSPFVLEWSAVAVGLIFCGWGLSVAVAGVVLAPKLAAKLGERHATVVAVFGYAVLLLVMAIPSKPVLVVGIILSGLVSGLLNTLFTGTAMSISGAPRPVASAGYNFCRWLGGAVAATVVGHLAEWFGAKQAPFVIAAILCVLAGALLTIREKSADPHTVPAEAALVGEEM; translated from the coding sequence ATGAGCGCTGAGCACCACTCGAGCCTGTTGGACGCCGTCAAGGGACAGCCCAAACAGGTATGGATCACCGCGTTCGCCGCGGTCATCGCGTTCATGGGCATCGGGCTCGTCGACCCGATCCTGCTGTCGATCGCGGAGGGCCTGAAGGCGACGCCCTCCGAAGTGACCCTGCTGTTCTCCAGCTACCTCGGCGTCCAGGCGGTCGCGATGCTGGTGACCGGCGCGATGAGTGCCCGGTTCGGGGCCAAGCGGACCGTGGTCGTCGGGCTGACGCTGGTCGTGGTCGCCACCGCGCTGTGCGCCGCGTCCGGGTCGATCGAGCAGCTCATCGGGCTGCGCGCGGTCTGGGGACTCGGCAACGCCTTCTTCATCGCGACCGCGCTTTCGGTCATCGTCGGCGCCGCGACCGGCGGCCAAGCGGGCGCGATCCTGCTGTACGAGGCCGCGCTCGGTGTCGGTCTCGCGGTCGGCCCGCTGCTGGGCGCCCTGCTCGGCAGCATCTCGTGGCGTGGCCCGTTCCTCGGCACTTCGCTGCTGATGCTGTGCGGTCTCGTACTGTGCTCGATCTTCCTGGCCGCCGACGCGAAGGAGAAGCGGCCCAAGATCCGCCTGCTCGACCCGTTCCGCGCGCTCAAGCACGGCGGGCTCCTGCGTACGTCGATCGGTTCCGCGCTCTACACCGCCGCGTTCTTCGTCGTGCTGGCCTGGTCGCCGTTCGTGCTGGAGTGGAGCGCCGTCGCCGTCGGCCTCATCTTCTGCGGCTGGGGCCTTTCGGTCGCCGTCGCGGGCGTGGTGCTGGCGCCGAAGCTCGCCGCGAAGCTCGGTGAGCGGCACGCGACCGTGGTCGCCGTCTTCGGTTACGCCGTCCTGCTGCTGGTCATGGCGATCCCGAGCAAGCCGGTGCTGGTCGTCGGCATCATCCTGTCCGGTCTGGTGTCGGGCCTGCTCAACACGCTCTTCACCGGTACGGCGATGTCGATCAGCGGCGCTCCGCGTCCGGTCGCGAGCGCCGGGTACAACTTCTGCCGCTGGCTCGGCGGCGCGGTCGCCGCGACCGTCGTCGGTCACCTGGCCGAGTGGTTCGGCGCCAAGCAGGCGCCGTTCGTGATCGCCGCGATCCTCTGCGTGCTGGCCGGCGCCCTGCTGACGATCCGCGAGAAGTCCGCCGACCCGCACACGGTTCCGGCCGAAGCCGCCCTCGTGGGCGAAGAGATGTAA
- a CDS encoding transglycosylase domain-containing protein, with amino-acid sequence MNDDPHGGWPGQDPDPARRPQRPAGPPRRPAGPPPGYGQRQGPPGQAPWQRQGTPQQPPPRRSPRPPVAPQHEPDLITHHEHNGTTDRGYDEPYEDEPYAPDTDENGKPILTPAQRKKRRWRRIRRVLLALFCLFVVIPAIAFVITYFAVDVPSPQSVAATQGQAVTYYYADNTEMGKDVPKGGNRQILTPEQIPDIVKKAVIATEDASFETNSGFDIGGILRAVYNQVTAGKGGGSTISQQYIKVASGDDESSLARKWTELAKSFKMNQTYEKKDIISAYLNIIYFGRGAYGIESAAQAFFGKPAGELNASEAALLAGLIQQPGRSENPKVANDRWNVALNRMVQNGFLSAADRANLQFPTPIPQADKEQAGVVNPFIRDKVKEELAANGITDDVYYRGGYKVYTTIDPKAQAAAEQAVADGMKGQTDENLLNALVAIDPKTGGVKAYYGGPSIVKGPNGQDLKGRDWANTPQNPGSSMKPFDLTAYMQLGKGGINSTFDGSNNRQFGKQTIRNAGPGSTCSQQCTVSEAMQRSANTVFYDMVVNVTKPGPVAQAAKDAGVKPAPEGTAELFADNNIALGGGKTVISPEDMATAYATFAAEGQRRAKHFVVKVTNSQDEAAYSAPEEAKPAFADDADKSKQIAGNVTESLKGVIPFSKLKCPNNHECAGKTGTQQHTYRPGEPASAKDANSQTWMVGYTPSISAAVWVGGDGDKALKGKNGKSIFGSTIAGPIWQKFLSLYLNGKPGERFEKVKIIGGDDNNVVPSTQTPPGEDEGSTETGTPSTGPSTGSSSSRNEEDPPSSSKNPPSSSENNGGEEGGGNGPGRGGGRGDNE; translated from the coding sequence GTGAACGACGATCCCCACGGCGGATGGCCAGGTCAGGACCCTGACCCCGCACGTCGTCCGCAACGCCCGGCCGGACCGCCCCGCCGACCCGCCGGCCCGCCCCCCGGGTACGGGCAGCGGCAGGGTCCCCCGGGGCAGGCACCGTGGCAACGCCAGGGCACGCCTCAGCAGCCGCCGCCGCGGCGCTCGCCGCGGCCACCGGTCGCGCCGCAGCACGAACCGGACCTCATCACTCATCACGAGCACAACGGCACCACCGACCGCGGTTACGACGAGCCGTACGAGGACGAGCCGTACGCCCCGGATACCGACGAGAACGGTAAGCCGATCCTCACCCCCGCACAGCGCAAGAAGCGCAGGTGGAGACGGATCCGACGGGTGCTGCTCGCGCTGTTCTGCCTCTTCGTCGTCATCCCGGCGATCGCGTTCGTGATCACCTACTTCGCGGTCGACGTGCCGTCACCGCAGTCCGTCGCGGCCACGCAAGGCCAGGCGGTGACTTACTACTACGCCGACAACACCGAGATGGGCAAGGACGTCCCCAAGGGCGGCAACCGGCAGATCCTGACGCCGGAGCAGATTCCGGACATCGTCAAGAAGGCCGTCATCGCCACCGAGGACGCCTCCTTCGAGACCAACTCCGGGTTCGACATCGGCGGTATCCTGCGCGCGGTCTACAACCAGGTGACCGCGGGCAAGGGCGGTGGTTCGACCATCTCCCAGCAGTACATCAAGGTCGCCAGCGGGGACGACGAATCGTCGCTCGCCCGTAAGTGGACCGAACTCGCCAAGTCCTTCAAGATGAACCAGACGTACGAGAAGAAGGACATCATCTCGGCGTACCTGAACATCATCTACTTCGGGCGCGGCGCGTACGGGATCGAGTCGGCCGCGCAGGCGTTCTTCGGCAAGCCCGCCGGCGAGCTGAACGCCTCCGAGGCGGCGCTGCTCGCGGGCCTCATCCAGCAGCCGGGCCGCTCGGAGAACCCGAAGGTCGCGAACGACCGCTGGAACGTCGCGCTGAACCGCATGGTGCAGAACGGTTTCCTCTCCGCCGCGGATCGCGCGAACCTGCAGTTCCCGACGCCGATCCCGCAGGCCGACAAGGAACAGGCCGGGGTGGTCAACCCCTTCATCCGCGACAAGGTCAAGGAAGAACTCGCCGCGAACGGCATCACCGACGACGTCTACTACCGGGGCGGCTACAAGGTCTACACGACCATCGACCCGAAGGCGCAGGCCGCGGCCGAACAGGCGGTGGCCGACGGGATGAAGGGCCAGACCGACGAGAACCTGCTCAACGCGCTCGTCGCCATCGACCCGAAGACCGGCGGGGTGAAGGCGTACTACGGCGGGCCGTCCATCGTGAAGGGGCCCAACGGACAGGACCTCAAGGGCCGTGACTGGGCGAACACGCCGCAGAACCCCGGATCCTCGATGAAGCCGTTCGACCTCACCGCGTACATGCAGCTCGGCAAGGGCGGCATCAACTCGACGTTCGACGGGTCCAACAACCGGCAGTTCGGGAAGCAGACGATCCGGAACGCCGGTCCCGGCAGTACCTGTTCGCAGCAGTGCACGGTGTCCGAGGCGATGCAGCGGTCGGCCAACACGGTGTTCTACGACATGGTCGTGAACGTGACCAAGCCCGGGCCGGTGGCACAGGCGGCCAAGGACGCCGGGGTCAAACCCGCCCCGGAGGGCACCGCCGAACTGTTCGCCGACAACAACATCGCGCTCGGTGGTGGCAAGACGGTCATCAGCCCGGAGGACATGGCCACCGCGTACGCGACCTTCGCGGCCGAAGGGCAGCGTCGGGCCAAGCATTTCGTCGTCAAGGTGACCAACTCGCAGGACGAAGCCGCGTACTCGGCTCCGGAAGAGGCGAAGCCCGCCTTCGCCGACGACGCCGACAAGAGCAAGCAGATCGCCGGCAACGTCACCGAATCGCTCAAGGGTGTCATCCCGTTCTCGAAGCTCAAGTGCCCCAACAACCACGAGTGCGCGGGCAAGACGGGAACGCAGCAGCACACCTACCGTCCGGGCGAGCCCGCGTCGGCGAAGGACGCCAACTCGCAGACCTGGATGGTCGGCTACACGCCGTCGATCTCGGCCGCGGTGTGGGTCGGCGGCGACGGCGACAAGGCGCTGAAGGGCAAGAACGGCAAGTCGATCTTCGGTTCGACGATCGCCGGGCCGATCTGGCAGAAGTTCCTTTCCCTGTACCTGAACGGGAAGCCGGGGGAGCGCTTCGAGAAGGTCAAGATCATCGGCGGGGACGACAACAACGTCGTCCCGTCGACGCAGACCCCGCCGGGCGAGGACGAGGGCTCGACCGAGACCGGCACGCCGTCAACCGGCCCGTCCACCGGATCGTCGTCCTCGCGGAACGAAGAGGACCCGCCTTCCAGTTCGAAGAACCCGCCTTCGTCCAGTGAGAACAACGGTGGCGAAGAAGGCGGGGGCAACGGTCCCGGCCGCGGCGGCGGCAGAGGCGACAACGAGTAG
- a CDS encoding inositol-3-phosphate synthase: MGENRRVRVAIVGVGNCAASLVQGVQYYRDADAGTRVPGLMHVVFGEYHVRDIEFVAAFDVDAKKVSRDLSEAIFASENNTIKIADVPPLGVTVQRGHTYDGLGRFYRETIEESDETPVDVVAALREAEVDVLVSYLPVGSEEADKFYAQACIDAGVAFVNALPVFIASDPEWAEKFRAAGVPIVGDDIKSQVGATITHRVLAKLFEDRGVQLDRTMQLNVGGNMDFLNMKELERLESKKISKTQSVTSQVDRELGKGNVHIGPSDYVQWLDDRKWAYVRLEGRAFGDVPLNLEYKLEVWDSPNSAGIIIDAVRAAKIAKDRGIGGPILSASSYFMKSPPEQYDDATARDEVEKFIAGEA, translated from the coding sequence ATGGGCGAGAACCGCCGCGTTCGGGTGGCCATCGTGGGCGTCGGCAACTGTGCGGCCTCGCTGGTCCAGGGCGTTCAGTACTACCGTGACGCAGATGCCGGCACTCGCGTGCCCGGTTTGATGCACGTCGTGTTCGGCGAGTACCACGTCCGCGACATCGAGTTCGTCGCCGCGTTCGACGTGGACGCCAAGAAGGTCAGCCGTGACCTGTCCGAGGCGATCTTCGCCTCGGAGAACAACACGATCAAGATCGCCGACGTGCCGCCGCTGGGTGTCACCGTGCAGCGCGGGCACACCTACGACGGGCTCGGCCGCTTCTACCGCGAGACCATCGAGGAGTCCGACGAGACCCCGGTCGACGTCGTCGCCGCTCTGCGCGAGGCCGAGGTCGACGTGCTCGTCTCCTACCTGCCGGTGGGCTCCGAAGAGGCCGACAAGTTCTACGCGCAGGCCTGCATCGACGCCGGGGTGGCGTTCGTCAACGCGCTGCCGGTGTTCATCGCCTCCGACCCCGAGTGGGCGGAGAAGTTCCGCGCGGCCGGTGTCCCGATCGTCGGTGACGACATCAAGTCGCAGGTCGGCGCCACCATCACGCACCGCGTGCTGGCGAAGCTGTTCGAAGACCGCGGCGTCCAGCTCGACCGGACGATGCAGCTCAACGTGGGCGGGAACATGGACTTCCTGAACATGAAGGAGCTGGAGCGGCTCGAGTCGAAGAAGATCTCGAAGACCCAGTCGGTCACTTCGCAGGTCGACCGCGAGCTCGGCAAGGGCAACGTCCACATCGGGCCGTCCGACTACGTGCAGTGGCTCGACGACCGCAAATGGGCCTACGTCCGGCTCGAAGGCCGTGCCTTCGGCGACGTGCCGCTGAACCTGGAGTACAAGCTCGAGGTGTGGGACTCGCCGAACTCGGCGGGCATCATCATCGACGCCGTGCGCGCCGCGAAGATCGCGAAGGACCGCGGCATCGGCGGCCCGATCCTGTCGGCTTCCTCGTACTTCATGAAGTCGCCGCCGGAGCAGTACGACGACGCCACCGCGCGCGACGAGGTCGAGAAGTTCATCGCCGGCGAGGCGTGA
- a CDS encoding MarR family winged helix-turn-helix transcriptional regulator — protein sequence MTTKVAGLAHRLRPLVFRLYYLVRRETPQVRLTLTQGSVLSELLNGGPRRMSTLADLERVRMPTMTDVVRRLERLGLVSRRRDPADGRAVLVEVTEVGQRFHRHLIVAREEFLRERLLQLDETDRIAIEAALPAFTRLLHEDKKEELIRDER from the coding sequence GTGACCACGAAAGTCGCCGGCCTCGCCCACCGGCTCCGCCCGCTGGTGTTCCGGCTGTACTACCTCGTCCGCCGGGAGACGCCGCAGGTGCGGCTCACCCTGACGCAGGGTTCGGTGCTGTCGGAGCTGCTCAACGGTGGTCCGCGCCGGATGAGCACGCTCGCCGACCTCGAGCGGGTCCGGATGCCGACGATGACCGACGTCGTCCGCCGTCTCGAACGGCTGGGCCTGGTCAGCCGCCGCCGCGATCCCGCCGACGGCCGGGCGGTGCTCGTCGAGGTCACCGAGGTGGGGCAGCGCTTCCATCGGCACTTGATCGTCGCGCGGGAGGAGTTCCTCCGCGAACGCCTCCTCCAACTCGACGAGACCGACCGCATCGCGATCGAAGCCGCGCTCCCCGCCTTCACCCGATTGCTGCACGAAGACAAGAAGGAGGAACTGATCCGCGATGAGCGCTGA